Proteins encoded in a region of the Oxyura jamaicensis isolate SHBP4307 breed ruddy duck chromosome 10 unlocalized genomic scaffold, BPBGC_Ojam_1.0 oxy10_random_OJ61, whole genome shotgun sequence genome:
- the PRC1 gene encoding protein regulator of cytokinesis 1 isoform X6, producing MRKSEVLAAEAVSCLNRALAALRDIWEEIGISEEQRLERTDVVKKHIKSLLDMMVAEEESLKERLLKSIALCRKELDSLCRELHLDPFEAEEESTILQMEKDLRTRVEVMLKQKRDRKQELKALQEQDRDLCDILCTSPFGIDSNAVPSLEELDRYRRHLASLSAEKERRREEFVSIKRQVILCMEELDHTPDTSFERDVVCEDEEAFCLSTDNIAALQNLLQQLEARRSLNEAVCVELRSRIAALWERLQVPVEERESFAVHMTGSRAKTRKALQLEVDRLEELKLQNMKSVIQAIRVELAEYWDKCFYSQEQREAFSPYYDDDYTETLLQLHDAEVGKVKNYYETHKELFEAVQKWEENWKLFLELERKTTDPNRFANRGGSLLREEKQRAKLQKILSKLQEELESRVQAWEQEHEDAFLVKGQQFMEYVTEQWQLYRMEKEKEKQERHLKKSRQIEAEMMYGSTPRTPIKRRVLAPHTPGKVRKLNGTSISSATPNSTVRSAFGATLFHSPTSRLPPSGGKQLAQARTPSRVAVKPPRPGHRERNKENVSQLNGTTLSARTFKGFQV from the exons ATGAGGAAGAG CGAGGTGCTGGCGGCCGAGGCCGTGTCGTGCCTGAACCGCGCGCTGGCGGCGCTGCGGGACATCTGGGAGGAGATCGGCATCTCCGAGGAGCAGCGCCTCGAGCGCACCGACGTCGTCAAGAAGCACATCAAG AGCCTGCTGGACATGATGGTGGCGGAGGAGGAGAGCCTGAAGGAGCGGCTCCTGAAGAGCATCGCCCTGTGCCGCAAGGAGCTGGACTCCCTCTGCCGGGAGCTGCACCTGGACCCCTTCGAG gcagaggaggaaagcaCCATCCTGCAGATGGAGAAGGATTTACGCACCCGTGTGGAAGTGATGCTAAAACAGAAGAGGGACAGGAAGCAGGAGCTGAAAGCTCTGCAAGAACAAGACCGAGACCTGTGCGACATCCTCTGCACGTCCCCATTTGGCATTGACAGCAATGCCGTGcccagcctggaggagctggaccGCTACCGGCGCCACTTGGCCTCCCTGAGCGCTGAGAAG GAGCGAAGGCGAGAGGAGTTTGTCAGTATCAAGCGGCAAGTCATCCTCTGCATGGAGGAGCTGGACCACACTCCGGACACGAGCTTTGAGCGGGATGTGGTGTGTGAGGATGAGGAAGCCTTCTGCTTGTCCACAGACAACATTGCTGCCCTGCAGAACCTGCTGCAGCAG CTGGAAGCCCGGCGGTCCCTGAACGAAGCCGTGTGCGTGGAGCTGCGATCCAGAATCGCTGCGCTTTGGGAAAGGCTGCAGGTGCCTGTGGAGGAGAGAGAGTCCTTTGCAGTGCACATGACTGGATCCAGAGCCAAAACCAGGAAAGCT CTGCAGTTAGAAGTGGACCGTCTGGAGGAACTGAAGCTGCAGAACATGAAGTCTGTGATCCAGGCAATCCGGGTAGAGCTGGCCGAGTACTGGGATAAATGCTTCTacagccaggagcagagagaaGCTTTCAGCCCCTATTATGATG ATGACTATACAGAgaccctgctccagctccacgATGCTGAGGTGGGGAAGGTGAAAAACTACTACGAAACACACAAGGAGCTGTTTGAAGCTGTCCAGAAATGGGAGGAGAACTGGAAGCTGTTCCTGGAGCTAGAG AGGAAAACAACTGACCCCAACCGCTTTGCCAACCGTGGGGGGAGCCTGCtgagagaagagaagcagagagcaaagctgCAGAAGATACTTTCCAAG ctgcaggaggagctggagagcagGGTCCAGGCCTGGGAGCAGGAGCATGAGGATGCTTTCCTGGTGAAGGGGCAGCAATTCATGGAGTACGTGACGGAGCAGTGGCAGCTGTACCGcatggagaaagagaaggagaaacaggAGCGG CACCTGAAGAAAAGCCGCCAGATTGAGGCAGAGATGATGTATGGGAGCACCCCACGGACACCCATCAAGCGTCGAGTGCTCGCCCCACACACGCCTGGCAAAGTAAGGAAG CTCAATGGCACTTCCATCTCCAGCGCCACCCCCAACAGCACTGTTCGTTCGGCCTTCGGGGCAACTCTCTTCCACTCACCGACATCTCGGCTGCCGCCCTCTGGAGGGAAG CAGCTTGCTCAGGCTCGGACCCCCAGCCGTGTGGCTGTGAAGCCCCCCCGGCCCGGACACAGGGAGCGGAACAAGGAGAACGTGTCGCAGCTGAACGGAACCACCCTGAGCG CGCGAACTTTCAAAGGCTTCCAGGTGTGA